CCACCTGGGCCACCAATGCCGAACAGGCGCTGACGCTTGCCGGTAAAGACGCAGAGGCCTTCGACGCGGTTTTCTCGGATGTGGTGATGCCAGGGATGACCGGTGTCGCCATGGCCAAGCTGCTGCGCCAGCGCCGTGCGGACCTGCCGGTGGTGCTCGTGTCGGGCTACAGCGAAGAACTGGCGGACAGTGGGTACGAGGGCTTTGAGTTCCTCGCCAAACCCTACTCCGCCGAACAGGTGGCGCGAGCGTTGGCCAGGGCCATGACCAAGGATCAGACCGCCACGGCGACCTGATTGCGACCCAACGCCTTGGCCCGGTACAGCGCCTTGTCGGCGCTGTCCATCAAGCCATTCAGGTCGAGCGCCTGGTCGTGGGTCGATGCAAGTCCCAGGCTTGCACTGAGCCCCTGCACCGGGTCGGCCTGCAGGTCGCCAATGGCCCGGACCAGTTGCTCGGCGATGCTGCGCGCGGTTTCCAGGGACGTATTGGGCAGCAATATCGCGAATTCTTCGCCACCCAGGCGTCCGGACACATCGACCTGGCGAAACGAGGCGCTGATCACACCGCCAATCTGGCGCAACACCTGGTCGCCGGTCTGATGGCCATAGGTGTCATTGATGCTTTTGAAATGGTCCATGTCCAGCATCAGCGCACACAACGGCTGCTGCGCGCGATGGCACTGGGCGTACAGTACCTGGGCACGCTCGAAAAAGGCACGACGGTTCATCAGCCCGGTCAGCTCGTCCGTTTGAGCGGCGTGGGTTGAAAGGGTGTGGGCACGCTCCATCTGTCGGGTCAGGCGGAAGGCTTTTTCCAGGGCATCGGAGAGTCTGCGCGTGGCACCCGCTAAAAAGCACGAGAACACCAGCACCGCCACCGCCACGCCCACCTGCATCGGCGACGGCTGGAACAGCAGCCACAGGGTACAGGGCAACAGCACCAGGCCCATGGCCCCCAGCGACATATAGCGATAAGCGGAATAGCAGGACACCGCGCTGACCGACATGCCCACGGTA
This genomic stretch from Pseudomonas orientalis harbors:
- a CDS encoding GGDEF domain-containing protein; translation: MHSLGHEQDPDHVIEEQVRTDRLHQLFRQSFSAISGAYLGAIMLCWLCWERFDHQIIVVWLVLLAGSSLLRLQLFLEWFRCPNSERTTARWERRYWLTLMLSAGIWGGGALAVMPVDDRMSQVLVMLFTVGMSVSAVSCYSAYRYMSLGAMGLVLLPCTLWLLFQPSPMQVGVAVAVLVFSCFLAGATRRLSDALEKAFRLTRQMERAHTLSTHAAQTDELTGLMNRRAFFERAQVLYAQCHRAQQPLCALMLDMDHFKSINDTYGHQTGDQVLRQIGGVISASFRQVDVSGRLGGEEFAILLPNTSLETARSIAEQLVRAIGDLQADPVQGLSASLGLASTHDQALDLNGLMDSADKALYRAKALGRNQVAVAV